A single Panthera tigris isolate Pti1 chromosome A3, P.tigris_Pti1_mat1.1, whole genome shotgun sequence DNA region contains:
- the SHLD1 gene encoding shieldin complex subunit 1 isoform X2: protein MATQEATPGSQSEESSALDLPTVYDIRDYVLQRPHQEADSEAFSSVEALSSPCSSDADPGQSSHRPAQIQGVKESIPPLMQEWYVHTRRGRG from the exons ATGGCGACCCAGGAAGCGACTCCAGGCAGCCAGTCTGAGGAGAGCAGTGCCTTGGATTTGCCAACAGTTTATGACATAAGAGATTATGTGCTGCAGAGACCCCACCAAGAGGCCGACAGTGAGGCTTTTAGTTCTGTAGAAGCCCTTTCTAGTCCTTGCTCTTCTGATGCAGATCCAG GTCAAAGCAGTCACAGACCAGCTCAGATTCAAGGGGTGAAGGAATCGATTCCACCCTTAATGCAAGAATGGTACGTGCACACAAGGAGAGGACGGGGTTAA
- the SHLD1 gene encoding shieldin complex subunit 1 isoform X4, whose translation MATQEATPGSQSEESSALDLPTVYDIRDYVLQRPHQEADSEAFSSVEALSSPCSSDADPGPS comes from the coding sequence ATGGCGACCCAGGAAGCGACTCCAGGCAGCCAGTCTGAGGAGAGCAGTGCCTTGGATTTGCCAACAGTTTATGACATAAGAGATTATGTGCTGCAGAGACCCCACCAAGAGGCCGACAGTGAGGCTTTTAGTTCTGTAGAAGCCCTTTCTAGTCCTTGCTCTTCTGATGCAGATCCAG
- the SHLD1 gene encoding shieldin complex subunit 1 isoform X3: MATQEATPGSQSEESSALDLPTVYDIRDYVLQRPHQEADSEAFSSVEALSSPCSSDADPGNSI; this comes from the exons ATGGCGACCCAGGAAGCGACTCCAGGCAGCCAGTCTGAGGAGAGCAGTGCCTTGGATTTGCCAACAGTTTATGACATAAGAGATTATGTGCTGCAGAGACCCCACCAAGAGGCCGACAGTGAGGCTTTTAGTTCTGTAGAAGCCCTTTCTAGTCCTTGCTCTTCTGATGCAGATCCAG GAAACAGTATTTGA